From Chloroflexota bacterium, the proteins below share one genomic window:
- the thpR gene encoding RNA 2',3'-cyclic phosphodiesterase — MRAPLDLTIEGRGCFPNFRRPNVIWVAVRDHGGALTRLQEAVEAHVAPLGWPTEKRPFRPHLTLGRVNRRVSSRERAAIGAAVESLEVEQIATVHVTHVSFMRSDLRPTGAVYTRLFAAALGGG, encoded by the coding sequence GTGCGCGCGCCTCTGGATCTGACGATCGAGGGGCGCGGTTGTTTTCCCAACTTTCGGCGCCCCAATGTGATCTGGGTGGCGGTGCGGGATCATGGAGGGGCGTTGACCCGGCTGCAGGAGGCCGTCGAGGCGCACGTCGCGCCGCTGGGCTGGCCGACGGAGAAACGGCCCTTCCGCCCGCACCTCACCCTGGGGCGGGTGAATCGCCGGGTCTCCTCACGGGAGCGGGCGGCCATCGGCGCGGCCGTGGAGTCTCTGGAGGTGGAACAGATCGCGACCGTTCACGTGACCCATGTCAGCTTCATGCGCAGCGATCTGCGCCCGACCGGCGCCGTATATACCCGGTTGTTCGCGGCCGCTCTGGGCGGGGGATGA
- a CDS encoding MoxR family ATPase yields MNQVQSVVTRVVDNVEKVIIGKTDEIQLILFALLCEGHILIEDVPGVGKTMLARAIARSIGCSFRRIQFTPDMLPSDVTGVSVFNQKTGEFEFRPGPIMAQIVLTDEINRATPKTQSALLEAMEERQITVDGVTYPMARPFLVLATQNPIEYEGTFPLPEAQVDRFMMRISLGYPTPKDEMAMLDMQREVHPIETIGQVIEVNELLAAQEAVKKIYVDDLIKEYIISLVTATRQHPDVYLGASPRASLALYKTSRARAAVLGRDYVIPDDIKALAEPTLAHRLIISPSARIKNVDPRAVVEETLGSVPVPGTRVRAR; encoded by the coding sequence ATGAACCAAGTGCAGAGTGTCGTAACGAGAGTCGTGGACAACGTCGAGAAGGTCATCATCGGCAAAACGGACGAGATCCAACTGATCCTTTTCGCCCTGCTGTGTGAAGGGCATATCCTGATCGAGGATGTGCCGGGCGTCGGCAAGACCATGCTGGCCCGGGCCATCGCTCGATCCATCGGGTGCAGCTTCCGACGCATCCAGTTCACGCCGGACATGCTCCCCAGCGACGTCACGGGCGTGTCCGTGTTCAACCAGAAGACGGGGGAGTTCGAGTTTCGACCGGGGCCGATCATGGCCCAGATCGTGTTGACGGACGAGATCAACCGGGCCACCCCGAAGACCCAATCCGCCCTGCTGGAGGCCATGGAAGAGCGCCAGATCACGGTCGATGGAGTGACCTATCCGATGGCGCGCCCCTTCCTGGTTCTGGCCACCCAGAACCCGATCGAATACGAGGGCACGTTCCCTCTGCCGGAAGCTCAGGTGGACCGCTTCATGATGCGCATCAGCCTGGGGTATCCGACGCCCAAGGACGAGATGGCCATGCTGGATATGCAACGGGAGGTCCACCCCATCGAGACGATCGGACAGGTCATCGAGGTGAACGAGCTATTGGCCGCGCAGGAGGCGGTGAAGAAGATCTACGTAGACGATCTGATCAAGGAATACATCATCTCGCTGGTCACCGCAACGCGGCAGCACCCGGATGTCTACCTGGGGGCATCGCCGAGAGCCTCCCTGGCGCTATATAAGACGAGCCGGGCGAGGGCAGCCGTGCTGGGCCGCGATTATGTCATCCCGGATGACATCAAGGCGTTGGCCGAGCCCACCCTGGCACACCGGCTCATCATCAGCCCATCAGCCCGCATCAAGAACGTCGACCCACGCGCCGTGGTGGAGGAGACGCTCGGCTCCGTGCCCGTGCCCGGCACCCGCGTGCGGGCGCGCTAA
- a CDS encoding UbiD family decarboxylase, producing the protein MSEPFPTLRSFLADAEAAGHLITIRRSVSPHLEMARVILALDGRPVLFTDVPGYAYRVAAGICSDRRYFAMALGCRPEEVSFRLADALSSPRRPPVLQDAPCQEVVEEDVDLERIPFLTHWEGDAGPYATAAVAIVNDPDTGPNASYHRLLRLDRRRLVARIIEQRGTDTALRKAEGDLPVAICIGLPPHILLAAAMSPPPEVDEMHIAQALAPTPLVACRTVPLHVPAAAEIVLEGRITRQTAAEGPFMDLTGTWDIVRQQPVIEIDCITHRRDPIYQALLPGRLEHRLLMGMPREPTIFAAVNQVCQCLNVYVTPGGASWLHAVVQIRKRHPEDGRRAAEAAFRGHGSLKHVWVVDEDVDLFDPNDVEWAMATRFQADRDLLIWRDQPSSSLDPSATHVPGEKSRSAKMGLDCTIPWDSPQGPSDPAAFQRVPIPHVDLTPYLEEQGGAKPSRERG; encoded by the coding sequence ATGAGCGAACCTTTCCCGACCCTGCGCTCGTTCCTGGCCGACGCGGAGGCCGCGGGCCATCTGATCACCATTCGACGCTCGGTGAGCCCTCACCTGGAGATGGCCCGGGTGATCCTCGCCCTGGACGGCCGCCCGGTGCTCTTCACCGATGTGCCCGGCTATGCGTATCGCGTGGCCGCCGGGATCTGCTCTGATCGACGGTATTTCGCCATGGCGTTGGGCTGTAGGCCGGAGGAGGTCTCCTTCCGCCTGGCCGACGCCCTCTCCTCCCCGCGAAGGCCGCCTGTGTTACAGGACGCGCCCTGTCAGGAGGTGGTCGAGGAGGACGTCGATCTGGAGCGTATCCCGTTCCTCACCCATTGGGAGGGAGATGCCGGCCCCTACGCGACGGCCGCCGTGGCGATCGTGAACGACCCGGATACCGGCCCGAACGCGTCCTATCACCGGCTGCTGAGGCTGGATCGGCGTCGTCTCGTGGCGCGGATCATCGAGCAGCGCGGGACCGATACGGCGCTGCGCAAAGCCGAGGGGGATCTGCCGGTGGCGATCTGCATCGGGCTCCCGCCTCATATCCTGCTGGCCGCGGCCATGTCCCCGCCGCCTGAGGTGGACGAGATGCACATCGCCCAGGCGCTGGCGCCCACCCCGCTGGTGGCCTGTCGCACGGTTCCCCTGCACGTGCCCGCCGCCGCGGAGATCGTCCTGGAGGGCCGGATCACCCGACAGACGGCTGCCGAGGGGCCTTTCATGGATCTGACCGGCACCTGGGATATCGTCCGTCAGCAGCCGGTGATCGAGATCGATTGTATCACGCATCGCCGGGACCCCATTTACCAGGCGCTGCTCCCAGGGCGGCTGGAGCATCGGTTGCTGATGGGGATGCCGCGGGAGCCGACCATCTTCGCCGCCGTCAACCAGGTGTGCCAGTGTCTCAACGTGTACGTCACGCCCGGCGGGGCCTCCTGGCTGCACGCTGTGGTGCAGATCCGAAAGCGCCACCCCGAGGATGGACGGCGCGCGGCCGAGGCCGCCTTTCGGGGGCATGGCTCGCTCAAGCACGTGTGGGTCGTGGATGAGGATGTGGACCTCTTCGATCCCAACGACGTGGAGTGGGCCATGGCGACCCGGTTCCAGGCGGATCGGGATCTGCTGATCTGGCGGGATCAGCCGTCCAGCTCGCTGGATCCGTCGGCCACCCACGTGCCCGGGGAGAAATCTCGCTCGGCCAAGATGGGGCTGGATTGCACGATCCCGTGGGACTCACCCCAGGGGCCCAGCGACCCGGCCGCGTTCCAACGCGTCCCGATCCCGCACGTCGATCTCACCCCTTACCTGGAGGAGCAGGGAGGGGCGAAGCCATCTCGCGAGCGAGGATAG
- a CDS encoding ArsA family ATPase — MRDEQARIILYTGKGGVGKTSVSAATAVLCAELGYRTIVLSTDAAHSLADSFDCSIGPEPTQIASNLWGQEIDLLYQMEKYWGKVQEYLAAVFAWRGMDELLAEETSVLPGMEELASLMQITHLNDLGEYDVIVVDCAPTGATLQLLAFPEMARWYLEKIFPIERKAMQVARPLLKAVTDVPLPDEAVFDAAAELLRQLDRMHGLLSNPKRTTARLVLNPEKMVIKEAQRAFTYLNLYGYATDAIICNRMIPDRVGDSYFATWKDIQERYHRTIEETFSPLPIFDVPLFDQEVVGPEMLRKMATAIFGDRDPAQVFYRGRTQRITKRGDRYYLSLPLPLADRSRIHLTKTAHDELVIRIGNWKRNLMLPRVLAGLEVVGARYDGDRLVVTFAPEDGEASEPEDTAH; from the coding sequence ATGAGGGATGAGCAGGCTCGCATCATCCTGTACACGGGCAAAGGAGGAGTCGGGAAGACCAGCGTCAGCGCGGCGACCGCGGTGCTCTGCGCCGAGCTAGGGTACCGCACCATCGTGTTAAGTACAGACGCGGCGCACAGCCTGGCGGACAGCTTCGATTGCTCCATCGGGCCGGAGCCGACCCAGATCGCGTCGAACCTATGGGGGCAGGAGATCGACCTCCTGTACCAGATGGAGAAGTATTGGGGCAAGGTCCAGGAGTACCTGGCCGCCGTTTTCGCCTGGCGCGGCATGGACGAACTGCTTGCCGAGGAGACCAGCGTCCTCCCCGGCATGGAGGAGCTGGCCAGCCTCATGCAGATCACCCATCTGAACGATCTGGGCGAGTACGATGTGATCGTCGTGGATTGCGCGCCGACGGGGGCCACGTTGCAACTATTGGCCTTTCCTGAGATGGCGCGCTGGTATCTGGAGAAGATCTTCCCCATCGAGCGCAAAGCGATGCAGGTGGCGCGTCCCCTCCTCAAGGCCGTCACAGATGTCCCTCTGCCCGACGAGGCCGTGTTCGACGCGGCGGCCGAACTCCTCCGACAGCTCGATCGCATGCATGGTCTGCTGAGCAACCCGAAGCGCACCACCGCCCGACTGGTGCTCAACCCTGAGAAGATGGTGATCAAGGAAGCACAACGAGCGTTCACCTACCTGAACCTCTACGGATACGCCACGGACGCCATCATCTGCAACCGCATGATCCCCGACCGGGTCGGGGACAGCTATTTCGCCACGTGGAAGGATATCCAGGAACGCTACCATCGCACGATCGAGGAGACGTTCAGCCCGCTACCCATCTTCGACGTCCCGCTCTTCGATCAGGAGGTGGTGGGCCCCGAGATGTTACGCAAGATGGCGACGGCTATCTTCGGCGACCGGGATCCGGCGCAGGTGTTCTATCGGGGCCGAACGCAGCGGATCACCAAGCGAGGCGATCGATATTACCTGAGCCTGCCGCTGCCCCTGGCCGACCGCTCCCGGATCCATCTGACGAAGACGGCTCACGACGAACTGGTGATCCGCATCGGGAATTGGAAGCGAAACCTGATGCTGCCTCGCGTCCTGGCCGGGCTCGAGGTGGTGGGGGCTCGCTACGATGGCGACCGGCTGGTCGTCACCTTCGCCCCGGAAGACGGCGAAGCGTCGGAACCGGAAGATACCGCCCACTGA
- the mvk gene encoding mevalonate kinase — protein MGSAILGSGHAPGKVILFGEHAVVYGRPAIAVPVTRVRAEATVASGEPGSGLSIHAPDLGRTISLAAAPADEPLAAIVRVTLDALGVTPPPDWVVTVRSTIPIAAGMGSGTAVSAAIARALADAAGRDLALPVLSDLVYQIERLHHGSPSGVDNTVVCYGRPVYFVRGRSPQLLRIAQPFWLVIGDTGVPSSTREAVAHVRRAWEADRARLESLFDGVAALVERAREAIEAGRVEVLGTLMDENHALLCEMGVSSPELDRLVSAAREHGAAGAKLAGAGRGGNMIALVPPERAISVADALRAAGAVRTITTEVGSEAT, from the coding sequence ATGGGATCTGCCATCCTGGGGAGCGGCCACGCTCCCGGCAAGGTGATCCTGTTCGGCGAACATGCGGTGGTGTATGGCCGCCCGGCCATCGCCGTGCCGGTGACCCGCGTTCGGGCGGAGGCAACCGTCGCCTCGGGGGAGCCCGGGTCGGGGCTCTCCATCCATGCCCCGGACCTGGGACGCACCATCTCGCTGGCGGCCGCCCCGGCGGATGAGCCTCTGGCCGCCATCGTGCGGGTGACGCTGGACGCGTTGGGGGTGACGCCTCCCCCGGATTGGGTCGTGACGGTGCGTTCCACGATCCCGATCGCGGCCGGCATGGGGAGCGGGACCGCCGTATCCGCCGCGATCGCCCGGGCCCTGGCCGACGCGGCAGGGCGTGATCTGGCACTGCCCGTCCTCTCCGATCTCGTGTACCAGATCGAGAGGCTGCACCATGGCTCCCCATCCGGGGTGGACAACACCGTGGTCTGCTATGGGCGCCCGGTGTACTTCGTGCGCGGGCGATCCCCTCAGTTGCTTCGGATCGCCCAACCCTTCTGGCTGGTCATCGGGGATACGGGCGTGCCCAGCTCCACCCGGGAAGCGGTTGCGCATGTGCGCCGGGCCTGGGAGGCGGATCGCGCTCGCCTGGAGTCCCTGTTTGATGGGGTGGCGGCGCTGGTGGAACGGGCCCGCGAGGCGATCGAGGCTGGCCGCGTGGAGGTTCTGGGGACGCTGATGGACGAGAATCACGCGCTGCTGTGTGAGATGGGAGTGAGCTCTCCCGAGCTGGACCGGCTGGTCTCGGCAGCCCGGGAGCACGGCGCGGCCGGTGCCAAGCTGGCGGGGGCGGGACGTGGCGGCAACATGATCGCGCTGGTCCCACCCGAACGGGCGATCTCGGTGGCCGATGCCCTGCGCGCCGCCGGCGCCGTGCGCACCATCACGACCGAGGTGGGCTCGGAGGCGACATGA
- a CDS encoding DUF2723 domain-containing protein: MSRRVDRWLAAGCGLSAGILYLRTLAPGLLFGDPAEFQVAAWIAGLAHPTGYPLYLLLGWLWSHLLVLGTPPWRMNLLSAAWGGTAVGIGYLVALGMISRVSPRLPLSARRLAAASATLAFAANPTFWSQAVIAEVYTLHALLLACALWLIVREDEGQRAPVLLAWVVGLGLAHHRTTILWLPGLLAWAWLKRPAVDRGTVGRMLAGLILPQLLYLYIPLRAPATPYLWVPLGPGETLPLYDRSLDGFLAFVTGRVFAGELLTPAAAWGQIPAALSLISQNLSEIGLALAIIGLAWMIERRSWDLLAPTGLMLLAQVGFNLFYGIGDVYVLYVPVYLIAALWAGVGLSALATLAIRWRRALALAIAAAGLLLPIFLMVTFFPRVDRSADREARTFWENILSEPLPQQAILVSNDRDEMVPLIYLQQVEHRRPDLTGLFPLMVMRPGWLNVGQVTASALDTGRPVFLVKPMPGLDVRFDLRPVGAVVQVEGSVTRPPGEPLGVVGDALILLAVATDTPDPQPGQPLELTLYWEPKRSLERDYTSFVHLLAGNGEKIGQHDAPPGGMYYPTSLWQPGEVLRDRHSIPLPDTLPPGPYSLRIGLYAGPDLVPLGDPLVLPWSAVTIDHRLVRSSGSSMASSRARICSQCVPAQ, encoded by the coding sequence ATGAGCCGGAGGGTGGATCGCTGGCTGGCGGCGGGATGCGGCCTGTCCGCCGGCATCCTCTACCTGCGCACGCTGGCCCCGGGGCTCCTCTTCGGCGATCCGGCCGAGTTCCAGGTCGCGGCGTGGATCGCGGGGCTGGCACACCCCACGGGATACCCTCTATACCTCCTGCTGGGCTGGCTGTGGAGCCACCTGCTTGTCCTGGGCACGCCCCCCTGGCGCATGAACCTCCTATCGGCCGCCTGGGGCGGGACGGCCGTGGGCATCGGCTACCTCGTCGCCCTGGGGATGATCAGCCGCGTGTCGCCCCGGCTACCCCTTTCGGCGCGACGATTGGCCGCCGCGAGCGCGACGCTGGCATTCGCGGCCAATCCCACCTTCTGGTCCCAGGCCGTCATCGCCGAGGTGTACACGCTGCACGCGCTCTTGCTGGCCTGCGCGCTGTGGCTGATCGTGCGGGAGGATGAAGGCCAACGAGCCCCGGTGCTCCTGGCCTGGGTCGTCGGGCTCGGCCTGGCCCACCACCGCACGACGATCCTCTGGCTGCCTGGATTGCTGGCGTGGGCCTGGCTGAAGCGTCCCGCCGTGGATCGTGGCACGGTGGGGAGGATGCTGGCCGGTCTGATCCTGCCCCAACTGCTCTACCTGTACATCCCGTTGCGGGCGCCGGCCACGCCGTACCTGTGGGTCCCGCTCGGCCCCGGCGAGACGCTCCCCCTGTACGATCGCTCGTTGGACGGCTTCCTGGCGTTCGTGACGGGACGCGTCTTCGCCGGGGAGCTGCTGACGCCCGCGGCGGCCTGGGGACAGATCCCCGCCGCCCTCTCCCTCATATCCCAAAACCTGAGCGAGATAGGTCTGGCCCTGGCCATCATCGGGCTGGCCTGGATGATCGAGCGGAGAAGCTGGGACCTCCTGGCGCCCACCGGCCTCATGCTCCTGGCGCAGGTGGGCTTCAACCTGTTCTACGGCATCGGCGACGTGTACGTCCTGTACGTGCCGGTCTATCTCATCGCAGCCCTATGGGCCGGCGTGGGGCTCTCCGCGCTGGCGACGCTGGCGATTCGATGGAGACGGGCGCTGGCGCTCGCGATCGCGGCCGCGGGACTCCTGTTGCCGATCTTCCTCATGGTGACCTTTTTCCCGCGCGTGGACCGGAGCGCCGATCGAGAGGCCCGAACGTTCTGGGAGAACATCCTGAGCGAGCCGCTGCCCCAGCAGGCGATCCTGGTCAGCAACGATCGCGATGAGATGGTGCCGCTGATCTACCTCCAGCAGGTGGAACATCGACGGCCGGATCTCACCGGGCTCTTCCCCCTGATGGTGATGCGACCGGGATGGCTCAACGTGGGCCAGGTGACGGCGTCCGCCCTGGACACGGGGCGTCCGGTCTTCCTGGTCAAGCCGATGCCGGGGCTGGACGTGCGCTTCGATTTACGGCCCGTGGGAGCCGTCGTGCAGGTCGAGGGGAGCGTGACCAGGCCGCCCGGTGAGCCATTGGGCGTCGTGGGGGACGCCCTTATCCTGCTGGCCGTGGCAACCGACACGCCCGATCCGCAGCCGGGGCAGCCGCTAGAGCTGACGCTCTACTGGGAGCCGAAGAGGTCCCTGGAACGGGACTACACGTCCTTTGTGCACTTGCTGGCGGGAAATGGGGAGAAGATCGGACAGCACGACGCCCCCCCCGGCGGGATGTACTACCCCACGTCGCTGTGGCAGCCCGGCGAGGTGCTGCGCGACCGCCACTCAATCCCCCTGCCGGATACCCTCCCGCCCGGCCCGTACAGCCTTCGCATCGGGCTTTACGCCGGGCCGGATCTGGTCCCGTTGGGAGATCCGCTGGTCCTGCCGTGGAGCGCGGTGACGATCGATCACCGGCTCGTCCGGTCGTCCGGGTCCAGTATGGCATCCAGCCGGGCGCGCATCTGTTCCCAGTGCGTGCCCGCCCAGTAG
- a CDS encoding phospholipid carrier-dependent glycosyltransferase — protein sequence MKSFLRRRWPISPLFLLIVVAVAFRLWRIGTIPPGLFGDEAVDGLDALDVLAGRGQVFFPANYGREGLHMFLVAFSFLLFGVNEFAVRFPSVVAGLITVPMTYWLGKELLRRTPLEDTPVPLLAAGFLATSFWHVHFSRFGVRGVFTPLMTTIGFWAFWRGINRRDWRWMVGSGVAMGINLYFYTASRLVPCFLALYLAVEWWINGRRGRPSILRRFPGGILAMYAAATVIFLPLFRYFIQHPGSFTSRAGEVFVGNPHVSSGNPIVKSVLALFGNTLQFFVAGLGDRDWFYNLPGRPVFDVITGALAIVGVLYLIQQWRRRRFLFLLLWWPVMMIPTFLAVDRIPALPRALGVLPGLYFFPAIGAWQVAEWARARVNPKDRQTAFAAVLAGALIFHATLNWWGYFVSWGRSAGAFEAFDGDVVAAARWLKRNQPEQLAYLSADIYRHPSFMLLYEEVPLTEFFDRSDPKLRWFDARKALLMPPPGGAIYLLGNSAMPDRERLQRLLPVMTPLAVVKSPRGEPGLEVYRVDQGGPPARTQGLPGQGLPRLVGYDIAGEARPGGALEVTLYWMVDDPGDVPPTEAPSVQLVVEDAEGIPRGVWTGTLPYRYGEWHAGDVVATWQRVTIGQDAPFGLYAVRVGMDYPGVAEVRLSPGGPDPDFELPRVVPAEFSEGLQLLDIQTRPAIGDPARVIIDTVWRFKRLPEKSYTMFVHLINQENELVTQADTIPVAGLFPTDAWPPGVPVRDQVEVALPPGAPAGRYTIALGWYDWRTGERLSILDEAGQPLTDRIELSVTLAP from the coding sequence ATGAAATCCTTTCTCCGTCGGCGTTGGCCGATCAGCCCACTGTTTCTCCTGATCGTCGTCGCCGTGGCCTTCCGGCTGTGGCGGATCGGGACTATCCCACCCGGCCTCTTCGGCGATGAGGCGGTCGACGGGCTGGACGCGCTCGACGTCCTCGCCGGGCGAGGGCAGGTCTTCTTCCCCGCCAACTACGGGCGCGAGGGCCTGCACATGTTCCTGGTCGCCTTCAGCTTCCTCCTCTTCGGCGTTAACGAGTTCGCCGTGCGTTTCCCCTCCGTCGTCGCCGGGCTGATCACCGTGCCCATGACGTATTGGTTGGGCAAGGAGCTATTGCGCCGCACCCCGTTGGAGGACACCCCCGTGCCGCTGCTGGCCGCCGGGTTCCTGGCCACCAGCTTCTGGCATGTGCACTTCAGCCGCTTCGGGGTGCGGGGCGTGTTCACGCCGCTGATGACCACCATCGGCTTCTGGGCGTTCTGGCGGGGGATCAACCGGCGAGATTGGCGCTGGATGGTGGGATCCGGCGTCGCCATGGGGATCAACCTGTACTTCTACACCGCCTCCCGGCTGGTGCCCTGCTTCCTGGCGCTCTATCTGGCCGTCGAGTGGTGGATCAACGGCCGCCGGGGACGGCCATCCATCCTGCGCCGCTTCCCGGGCGGCATCCTGGCCATGTACGCGGCCGCCACCGTGATCTTCCTCCCCCTGTTCCGCTATTTCATCCAGCACCCCGGCAGCTTCACCTCTCGCGCGGGCGAGGTGTTCGTCGGCAACCCGCACGTCAGCTCCGGCAATCCGATCGTGAAATCGGTATTGGCGCTGTTCGGCAACACGTTGCAGTTCTTCGTGGCGGGGCTGGGGGACCGGGACTGGTTCTACAACCTGCCGGGCCGTCCAGTGTTCGACGTGATCACCGGCGCCCTGGCCATCGTCGGCGTGCTCTATCTGATCCAACAGTGGCGCAGACGGCGGTTCCTCTTCCTCCTCCTGTGGTGGCCCGTCATGATGATCCCCACCTTCCTGGCCGTGGACCGCATTCCCGCGCTGCCGCGAGCATTGGGAGTGCTCCCCGGGCTCTACTTCTTCCCGGCCATCGGAGCCTGGCAGGTGGCGGAGTGGGCGCGGGCCCGGGTAAACCCCAAGGACCGACAGACGGCCTTCGCCGCGGTGCTGGCCGGCGCGCTCATCTTCCATGCCACGCTGAACTGGTGGGGGTACTTCGTGTCGTGGGGACGCTCCGCGGGCGCGTTCGAGGCGTTCGATGGAGATGTGGTCGCCGCGGCGCGTTGGCTAAAGCGCAACCAGCCGGAGCAACTGGCCTACCTCTCGGCCGATATCTACCGCCATCCCTCGTTCATGCTCCTGTACGAGGAGGTGCCGCTGACCGAGTTCTTCGATCGCAGCGATCCGAAGCTGCGATGGTTCGACGCCAGGAAGGCGCTCCTTATGCCGCCGCCCGGCGGGGCGATCTACCTGTTGGGCAACTCGGCCATGCCGGATCGGGAACGGTTACAACGCCTGCTGCCCGTGATGACGCCGCTGGCCGTGGTGAAGAGCCCCAGAGGGGAGCCGGGACTGGAGGTCTACCGCGTCGATCAAGGGGGGCCACCTGCCCGCACCCAGGGATTGCCCGGCCAGGGGCTGCCCCGACTGGTCGGATACGACATCGCCGGCGAGGCGCGGCCCGGCGGCGCGTTGGAGGTGACCCTCTACTGGATGGTGGATGATCCCGGGGATGTGCCCCCCACGGAGGCCCCCTCGGTGCAGCTGGTGGTGGAGGATGCGGAGGGGATACCACGCGGCGTGTGGACGGGGACGCTGCCCTATCGCTACGGGGAGTGGCACGCGGGAGACGTGGTGGCGACCTGGCAACGGGTCACCATCGGCCAGGACGCGCCGTTCGGGCTTTACGCCGTGCGCGTCGGCATGGATTACCCGGGGGTAGCGGAGGTTCGGCTATCGCCGGGCGGCCCCGATCCCGATTTCGAGCTGCCGCGCGTCGTCCCGGCGGAGTTCAGCGAGGGACTGCAACTGCTGGACATCCAGACCCGGCCGGCCATCGGCGACCCAGCCCGGGTGATCATCGACACGGTGTGGCGCTTCAAGCGACTACCGGAGAAGTCGTACACGATGTTCGTGCACCTGATCAACCAGGAGAACGAGCTCGTCACCCAGGCGGACACCATTCCGGTCGCCGGGCTGTTCCCGACGGATGCCTGGCCGCCCGGGGTGCCGGTGCGCGATCAGGTGGAGGTCGCCTTGCCGCCCGGGGCGCCCGCCGGGCGTTACACCATCGCGCTGGGCTGGTACGACTGGCGCACCGGGGAGCGGCTGTCGATCCTGGACGAGGCCGGCCAGCCGCTGACGGATCGCATTGAGCTCTCGGTGACCCTGGCGCCCTAA
- a CDS encoding class I SAM-dependent methyltransferase, whose amino-acid sequence MAKPDWKRYLTDYDEGLGLVYERFVLNDFLDHLRKRFHVQSVLEAPLYGMAGVSGINSVVLAQAGCEVTLVDDEPERLAGVQRIWDELGLDVALVDVSESGWYPLPFDDRSFDLCWEWAGLWYLPNPGDLLRELVRCSRKVVFVAMPNRWQVGYFMRKYLIDRDFFRTVDEQWTRMGYIRRLIEGAGARVVEQGVLDVPPWPDTVMPATEVLRRLGIRSSRLNARFSGDNWQWSTMAYYLGKEPDLYERVMRHAWLERAPLPWWVKAIWAHHRYLIAVPD is encoded by the coding sequence GTGGCCAAACCCGACTGGAAACGCTACCTGACCGACTACGACGAGGGGCTGGGGCTGGTTTACGAGCGCTTCGTCCTCAACGATTTCCTGGACCACCTGCGCAAGCGATTCCACGTCCAGAGCGTCCTGGAGGCGCCCCTGTACGGCATGGCCGGCGTCAGCGGGATCAACAGCGTGGTCCTGGCCCAGGCCGGCTGCGAGGTCACCCTGGTCGACGATGAGCCGGAGCGGCTGGCCGGCGTGCAGCGCATCTGGGATGAGCTGGGGCTGGACGTGGCGCTGGTGGACGTGAGCGAATCCGGCTGGTATCCCCTTCCCTTCGACGATCGCTCCTTCGACCTATGCTGGGAGTGGGCCGGCCTCTGGTATCTGCCCAACCCAGGCGATCTGTTGCGCGAGCTGGTGCGCTGTTCCCGCAAGGTCGTATTCGTGGCCATGCCGAACCGCTGGCAGGTGGGCTACTTCATGCGCAAGTACCTCATCGACCGCGATTTCTTCCGAACGGTGGACGAGCAATGGACGCGCATGGGGTACATCCGTCGGTTGATCGAGGGGGCCGGCGCCCGCGTGGTGGAACAGGGGGTGTTGGACGTCCCGCCCTGGCCTGACACGGTGATGCCCGCCACGGAGGTGCTGCGGCGCCTCGGGATCCGCTCATCGCGACTCAACGCCCGATTTAGCGGCGACAACTGGCAATGGTCCACGATGGCCTACTATTTGGGGAAAGAGCCGGACCTGTACGAACGGGTGATGCGCCACGCGTGGCTTGAACGTGCCCCGCTGCCCTGGTGGGTGAAGGCGATCTGGGCGCACCACCGCTACCTCATCGCCGTTCCAGACTGA